A part of Crassostrea angulata isolate pt1a10 chromosome 5, ASM2561291v2, whole genome shotgun sequence genomic DNA contains:
- the LOC128185286 gene encoding uncharacterized protein LOC128185286 → LAIPIVRPEILLVECEDVSAKIFWTESSDHSSLNSSLPLETFLQISTENNAFVNCTYERIETNRSNFYIYQVTNLKPNTKYRFKFMVTDRFKSDSMNIQTCFTDEEKVKSHKDEYSMGLALGGAVGGALFLVLFVSVGVVTVCKSRQKSRIKSTEVTSSAHYVKHPCPTTDQTYQEISSNQNTELQNKHYVDHLCPATDHPYQDVSNQIKDPETTLERGEYMEIPDTILTNEESHYHTLT, encoded by the exons TTAGCAATACCAATAGTGAGGCCAGAAATACTTTTAGTCGAGTGTGAGGATGTTTCTGCAAAGATATTTTGGACAGAATCCTCCGATCACAGTTCCTTGAATTCATCTCTTCCACTTGAAACGTTTCTTCAAATAAGCACAGAAAATAATGCATTTGTGAACTGCACGTATGAAAGAATTGAAACTAATAGAAGCAATTTCTATATTTATCAAGTAACCAATTTAAAACCTAATACAAAATACAGATTCAAATTCATGGTCACCGATCGATTTAAAAGTGATTCCATGAACATTCAGACATGTTTCACGGATgaagaaaaagttaaaa GTCATAAAGACGAGTACAGCATGGGACTAGCTCTTGGTGGAGCAGTAGGTGGCGCCCTGTTTCTAGTGTTATTTGTTAGTGTTGGAGTCGTTACTGTTTGTAAATCCAGACAA AAAAGTCGAATAAAGTCCACAGAAG ttacATCGAGTGCACACTATGTAAAACACCCTTGTCCGACGACTGATCAGACTTATCAAGAAATCTCTTCCAATCAAAACACTG aattacaaaataaacattacGTAGATCATTTATGCCCGGCGACTGATCATCCTTATCAAGATGTTTCAAACCAAATCAAAG ATCCTGAAACTACGCTTGAAAG AGGAGAATACATGGAAATACCAGATACAATCCTGACGAACGAAGAAAGTCATTATCATACATTAAC GTAA
- the LOC128185285 gene encoding uncharacterized protein LOC128185285, translated as MVTDIKCSPLEEISLLTTSIHKDSDAYRLVMSARTSCASNPQQCLHTIWNRMDERFGSAELVEASLKARLMDLPDFMDRKKLYALHDLLTEVETVKNLSEYSTIFSYLDSSLGVKPIIQKLSKQIQEKWVTRATNYKKQHAVLFPPFAEFVKFIEEMSIIRNDPGLMYEIPKETNLVQKSVNKNRLVYVTTRKTDISAGNSRNSSHLCLIHKGSKHTINECIAFRSRSLENRKAILRNHNICLKCCETSDHFAARCKSKIYCDICEESDFHCTALHPLEDSQRPRQQPSRTTTPILKHGEESSGSSRLSVNSKCTEICGKPSFHGRSCACIVPVHIYSEGKPGNSITAYALLDDQSNNTLGRSLLFDSLGITTSPVEYSMQSCSGKNVSYGRLARGLIVKGINDSQNLELKLPSVLECDNIPGNHSEIPTPEVALCYPHMRDIAKHLHVLDSSVKILLLIGRDLPEAHHSIDQRIGPLNTPFAQRSRLGWTIIGDVCLSGQHIPSSRHSSHKTFVSENGRPTALEPCDQTVNIRNNFVNTYKTQVTKLNIFETTSDDNKPGLSIENRKFLNIMDKEFHMNSEGKWTAPLPFRSPREPIPDNYQMALRRAKSLDASLHHNEVKKDHFLAFMQKILDNEHAELAPYPPHGKERWYLPLFGVYHPRKPDQIRGVFDASAKYEGVCLNDQLLQGPDLINDLLGILIRFRKHAVAVVADVQQMFHSFLVEEEHRDYLRFLWHKDNKTENPLVTYRMRVHVFGNRPSPSLAMYGLQRIGELSADTHGPQVKEFIINDFYVDDGLKSCPTERETIDLICKTQDAMRVHGNLRLHKFASNSQTVMDSFDSQDLAKNLVELDFEKDSPTQRSQGLLWDLKTDTFRFSISDESKPSTRRGILSSVNSLYDPLGFISPVTVSGKIILRKIVASTFDWDELLPTQLAEEWETWTSSLPVLEKLQIPRVIVPNLNEAVSKELLVYCDASELAIAAVYYVKATYLDGSSSIGSVLGKAKVSPLSGHTIPRLELCAAVLAVEVAQIVVEHLGVKLDTINYFSDSRVVLGYINNETKRFFTYVTNRVARIRSFSKPTQWIYVRSEANPADVGTRGIQPGDMQNSTWILGPRTVCSSAEDHVSVEDTTYPLIDPDVDKEVGSQHEGHPWTRQWQIL; from the coding sequence ATGGTTACTGACATCAAGTGTTCACCTCTAGAAGAGATCTCACTGTTAACAACCAGCATTCATAAGGACTCTGATGCCTACAGATTAGTGATGAGTGCTAGAACATCATGTGCAAGCAATCCGCAACAGTGTCTACACACCATTTGGAACCGGATGGATGAACGCTTTGGTTCAGCAGAGTTAGTAGAGGCTTCGCTTAAAGCTCGGCTCATGGATCTGCCTGATTTTATGGACCGTAAGAAACTTTATGCACTGCATGACTTGCTGACAGAAGTTGAAACTGTGAAAAACCTCAGCGAGTACAGCACCATATTTTCCTATCTTGATTCATCACTTGGTGTTAAGCCCATCATTCAGAAACTATCAAAGCAGATTCAGGAGAAGTGGGTCACTCGCGCCACTAACTACAAGAAGCAACATGCTGTACTCTTTCCACCATTTGCCGAATTTGTTAAGTTCATAGAGGAGATGAGCATCATACGGAATGACCCGGGACTGATGTATGAAATACCCAAAGAGACTAACCTTGTACAGAAAAGTGTAAATAAGAATAGACTTGTGTATGTGACCACTCGCAAAACTGACATCTCTGCAGGGAATTCAAGAAACTCGTCACACCTGTGCCTAATCCACAAAGGATCAAAGCACACCATCAATGAGTGCATAGCCTTTCGATCCAGAAGCTTAGAAAACAGAAAGGCAATTTTGCGCAATCATAACATTTGTCTGAAATGCTGTGAAACCTCTGATCACTTTGCCGCAAGGTGTAAGTCAAAGATTTATTGTGATATTTGTGAAGAAAGTGATTTTCATTGCACTGCACTTCACCCATTGGAGGATTCACAGAGACCCAGACAACAACCATCCAGGACAACCACTCCCATACTAAAGCATGGCGAGGAGTCATCTGGCTCGAGTAGACTTTCTGTAAATTCAAAGTGCACTGAGATTTGTGGTAAACCAAGCTTTCATGGGAGATCATGTGCATGCATCGTACCTGTTCATATCTACTCAGAAGGAAAACCAGGGAACTCCATCACAGCTTACGCGTTGCTCGACGACCAAAGTAATAATACACTAGGAAGAAGTCTTCTTTTTGACTCCTTAGGAATAACCACTTCACCAGTTGAGTACTCTATGCAGTCCTGCTCAGGCAAGAATGTCAGCTATGGAAGGTTGGCCAGAGGTTTGATTGTGAAAGGAATCAATGACAGTCAGAATCTCGAACTGAAACTTCCTTCTGTGCTCGAATGTGACAACATTCCAGGGAATCATTCCGAGATTCCAACTCCTGAGGTCGCACTTTGTTACCCTCATATGCGGGACATTGCTaaacatttacatgttctaGACTCTTCAGTGAAAATACTACTACTCATTGGAAGAGACCTTCCCGAGGCCCATCACTCGATAGACCAGAGGATTGGACCACTAAATACGCCTTTCGCCCAGCGATCACGGCTTGGATGGACCATAATTGGAGATGTCTGTCTGTCAGGGCAACACATTCCTTCATCACGACATAGTTCACACAAGACATTTGTCAGTGAGAATGGTAGGCCTACAGCCTTAGAACCTTGTGATCAGACAGTCAACATCCGCAACAATTTTGTGAACACTTATAAGACACAAGTGACCAAACTGAACATTTTCGAGACCACGAGTGATGACAACAAGCCAGGACTTTCTATAGAGAATCGAAAGTTCCTGAACATTATGGATAAGGAATTCCACATGAACTCAGAAGGGAAATGGACAGCACCTCTGCCATTCCGATCACCACGTGAACCAATTCCAGACAATTATCAAATGGCTCTTCGACGTGCCAAGTCTCTGGATGCTTCCCTACATCACAATGAAGTGAAGAAAGATCACTTTCTAGCATTTATGCAGAAGATATTAGACAATGAACATGCTGAATTAGCTCCTTACCCACCCCATGGTAAAGAACGTTGGTACCTCCCTCTGTTCGGAGTGTATCATCCGCGCAAACCTGATCAGATACGTGGAGTCTTTGATGCATCAGCAAAGTATGAAGGAGTCTGCTTGAACGACCAGCTTCTACAAGGACCCGATCTCATTAATGATCTGCTGGGAATCCTTATTCGCTTCAGGAAACACGCAGTAGCCGTCGTCGCTGATGTCCAACAGATGTTCCACTCCTTTCTGGTAGAAGAAGAACATCGTGATTACCTCCGATTTCTATGGCACAAAGACAACAAGACGGAAAACCCGCTTGTAACTTACAGGATGAGAGTACATGTGTTCGGAAATCGTCCTTCGCCTTCTCTAGCCATGTATGGACTTCAACGCATAGGCGAACTCTCCGCAGATACTCATGGACCGCAGGTTAAAGAGTTTATCATCAATGATTTTTACGTTGACGATGGTCTGAAGTCATGTCCGACAGAACGAGAAACAATCGACTTGATATGCAAAACGCAGGATGCCATGAGAGTGCACGGAAATCTAAGATTGCACAAGTTTGCATCAAATAGCCAAACAGTAATGGATTCTTTTGACTCACAAGACTTGGCGAAGAACCTAGTTGAGTTGGATTTTGAAAAAGACTCACCTACCCAGCGTAGCCAAGGTCTCTTATGGGACTTGAAGACAGATACCTTCAGGTTCAGTATATCAGATGAAAGCAAACCATCTACTCGAAGAGGAATTCTTTCCTCTGTTAACAGTCTATATGACCCATTGGGATTCATATCCCCAGTAACTGTCAGTGGGAAGATCATCTTGAGAAAAATTGTAGCATCCACCTTCGACTGGGATGAGCTACTACCAACTCAGTTGGCTGAAGAGTGGGAGACATGGACATCATCACTTCCTGTCTTGGAGAAATTGCAGATACCACGTGTCATCGTACCTAACCTTAATGAAGCTGTGTCCAAGGAACTTTTAGTTTACTGTGATGCCTCAGAACTTGCCATCGCAGCAGTCTATTATGTCAAAGCAACTTACCTTGATGGCTCCTCTTCCATAGGATCTGTACTCGGCAAGGCAAAGGTTTCCCCACTGAGTGGCCATACTATACCGAGGTTGGAGCTATGTGCAGCTGTCCTCGCGGTAGAAGTTGCACAAATTGTAGTGGAACATTTGGGAGTGAAATTAGACACTATAAACTATTTCAGTGACAGTCGTGTAGTTTTAGGCTACATCAACAATGAGACCAAGCGTTTCTTCACATATGTTACTAATCGGGTCGCACGGATTCGAAGCTTCAGTAAACCAACACAGTGGATCTACGTACGGAGTGAAGCAAATCCTGCTGATGTTGGCACAAGGGGAATCCAACCAGGTGACATGCAGAACAGTACTTGGATCCTTGGACCCCGAACAGTATGTTCCTCAGCAGAAGACCACGTATCCGTTGAAGACACCACTTACCCTCTCATAGATCCTGATGTAGATAAAGAAGTTGGAAGTCAGCACGAAGGTCACCCTTGGACTCGACAATGGCAGATTCTCTAG